One window of bacterium genomic DNA carries:
- a CDS encoding tetratricopeptide repeat protein, producing MRRHFSGALCFFLTLAIGTIPGAVFAQSQQSAEAKRYTDFGELYRQSEKYEAATQMYKKAIQIDPDYFPAHFGLARLLLETDSLEEAVAEFKVALRINPAHEDAHAFLGEVYRRLKRYDLAIAELEQAIKIDPSDAWNHKVLADAYYGADRYDEAIEQSNKALELRPDYADAYESLGNAYAGKNDYQTAAENYQKALKLNPEDRTVQVKLELVLAAHPLGNLGTASATLEFLKSKVAEDPSNPVHRYSLGALYSLLDSLDAAERELKEALALRPAEDETRANAHASLAKVYVKQKRYELAFDEIKAAIDLNPQNPDYIKTKGDIFADRDGNQDRYEAISAYQQAIRLDPSHEDAHAMSGEVYRRLEKYDEAIAALQAATRIDSGDAWNHKVLADAYKGKDMYDEAIAESKKALALRPNYTEAYVSLGDAYVGKDDYQSAAASYEKALELNPFDPTIRAKLELAKAGQAADSGGNLMGGVAVLELLKLKVTENPSDPEAHYLLGRYYELIDSLAAAERTYKQALRLKPDYAETHKDLADVYRKMKKYALALEEVQTAIRLDPADAANYKRRGDIYYDREQSPEDLNQALIAYAKSVELDPLYADGYSAWGEALRYMKRYEEAIEKLQRAIALEPEDAWAHKKLADTYFGLGDRDDNSENYSRAIEEYRQALQHRPNFPEAYVGMAQALRVLRRYDQAIEILKLALQLSPENEDIYSALGETYRLNKQSDLAIPALKRAIALAPKDHFPHQVLGSIFVEQSQYEDAIHETKIAIKLRAEQGEPRQTELYLRLCRAYFLRHGGSSDFIRTALGKETDPVFVLMMQAVLDLKDVRTDLAMAKLNELQRIDSALYEDLEISELGEIFEGIEDTGRKRE from the coding sequence ATGAGGCGGCATTTCTCTGGTGCGCTTTGCTTTTTCCTGACGCTCGCTATTGGCACGATCCCAGGCGCTGTTTTCGCCCAATCTCAGCAATCTGCCGAGGCCAAGCGCTATACTGATTTTGGCGAGCTTTACCGCCAGTCTGAGAAGTATGAGGCTGCCACGCAAATGTACAAAAAGGCGATTCAGATCGATCCGGATTACTTTCCTGCTCATTTCGGACTTGCCAGACTCCTGCTTGAGACTGACTCTCTTGAAGAAGCCGTGGCCGAATTCAAAGTGGCGCTTCGCATTAACCCAGCCCATGAGGACGCTCACGCCTTTCTGGGAGAGGTCTATCGCCGGCTGAAGAGATATGATCTCGCCATTGCCGAGCTGGAGCAGGCCATAAAGATCGATCCAAGTGACGCGTGGAACCACAAAGTGCTGGCCGATGCCTACTATGGGGCAGACCGTTACGACGAAGCCATTGAGCAATCCAACAAGGCACTGGAGTTGCGCCCAGACTACGCTGACGCTTATGAGAGCTTGGGTAATGCCTATGCCGGCAAAAACGACTATCAAACCGCGGCAGAGAATTATCAAAAGGCGCTCAAACTGAATCCGGAGGATCGGACTGTTCAAGTAAAATTGGAACTGGTTCTGGCGGCGCATCCGCTCGGCAATTTGGGTACGGCAAGTGCGACGCTGGAGTTCCTGAAAAGCAAAGTGGCAGAGGATCCGTCTAACCCCGTGCACCGGTACTCGCTCGGGGCCCTGTACTCATTGCTCGATAGTCTGGATGCCGCGGAGCGGGAGCTGAAAGAGGCCTTGGCGCTTCGCCCCGCCGAGGACGAGACCAGGGCCAATGCTCACGCAAGCCTGGCAAAGGTTTACGTCAAGCAAAAGAGGTATGAGTTGGCATTTGATGAAATCAAAGCGGCGATTGACCTGAATCCCCAGAATCCGGACTACATCAAAACCAAAGGAGATATATTCGCGGACCGCGACGGCAATCAAGATCGTTACGAAGCAATATCGGCCTATCAGCAGGCCATTCGTCTGGACCCCTCCCATGAGGATGCACATGCCATGTCAGGCGAAGTCTATCGGCGACTGGAGAAATATGACGAAGCCATTGCGGCGCTGCAAGCGGCAACGAGAATCGACTCGGGTGATGCGTGGAATCATAAAGTGCTGGCAGATGCCTACAAGGGAAAGGACATGTACGATGAGGCCATCGCCGAGAGCAAAAAGGCGCTGGCGTTGAGGCCAAACTACACCGAAGCATACGTGAGTCTGGGTGACGCCTATGTAGGAAAAGATGACTACCAATCGGCGGCGGCAAGTTATGAGAAAGCCCTGGAGTTGAATCCATTCGACCCCACCATACGCGCAAAACTGGAGCTAGCAAAGGCGGGGCAGGCGGCAGATTCGGGAGGAAATCTGATGGGCGGTGTCGCAGTTTTGGAACTATTGAAGCTGAAAGTGACCGAGAATCCCTCAGATCCGGAGGCGCACTATCTGCTCGGAAGGTACTATGAGTTGATCGATAGTCTTGCAGCGGCCGAACGAACGTATAAGCAGGCTCTTCGCCTCAAACCGGATTATGCCGAGACTCATAAAGACCTGGCGGACGTCTATCGGAAAATGAAAAAATACGCATTGGCACTTGAAGAAGTTCAAACGGCCATCAGGCTTGATCCCGCTGACGCTGCAAATTACAAGCGCAGAGGCGATATCTACTATGATCGCGAGCAGTCTCCTGAAGATTTGAACCAAGCACTGATCGCCTACGCGAAGTCTGTCGAGCTTGACCCACTGTATGCCGATGGCTACTCGGCTTGGGGCGAGGCTTTGCGTTATATGAAACGATATGAGGAAGCGATCGAAAAACTCCAGCGTGCGATTGCTTTGGAACCCGAAGACGCTTGGGCGCACAAGAAGCTGGCCGACACTTACTTTGGGCTGGGGGATCGGGATGACAACAGTGAAAACTACAGCCGGGCCATCGAAGAGTACCGGCAGGCGCTTCAGCACCGGCCAAATTTCCCGGAGGCTTACGTGGGAATGGCGCAAGCGCTACGCGTTTTGAGGCGTTATGATCAGGCAATCGAAATCCTGAAACTGGCCCTGCAATTGAGCCCAGAAAATGAAGATATCTATTCTGCTCTGGGGGAGACATATCGCCTAAATAAGCAATCTGATTTGGCAATTCCGGCGCTCAAGAGGGCAATTGCGCTGGCTCCCAAAGACCACTTTCCACACCAAGTATTGGGTTCGATTTTTGTCGAACAATCGCAGTATGAGGATGCCATCCATGAAACCAAGATCGCGATAAAGTTGAGGGCGGAGCAGGGTGAGCCGCGGCAGACGGAGTTGTACCTGCGGCTGTGCCGAGCCTATTTCCTGCGCCATGGCGGCTCTTCCGATTTCATCAGAACTGCCCTGGGTAAGGAGACTGATCCTGTGTTTGTCCTCATGATGCAGGCTGTCCTCGACCTCAAAGACGTGCGCACTGATTTGGCCATGGCAAAGCTCAATGAGCTGCAGCGCATCGACTCGGCCCTTTATGAGGATCTGGAAATCAGTGAGTTGGGAGAAATCTTCGAAGGAATCGAAGACACTGGAAGGAAGCGTGAATAG